The following are encoded together in the Diabrotica undecimpunctata isolate CICGRU chromosome 7, icDiaUnde3, whole genome shotgun sequence genome:
- the Coa7 gene encoding cytochrome c oxidase assembly factor 7 homolog produces the protein MAYNFKSESEVKDYINNLGIEYRFGCYSEKKPEVCHLLADFLESIKKDYEKAGKVYRTNCDDYKYGKSCLKYGTYSLLGKGSKISNFKLAYDYFEKGCNLAEPDSCLNQGLLLITKNEKSEIKQDILKGMKLLEKSCNHENGNACYYLSGMYIVGVKKDNVVGTLNQKDYNSEDYQVQKNMKKAFEFAVKGCNLGNMYSCANLGQMYAKGEGVEKNEKLASEYKTKAAELQKDAQSNKTLTFQEGLNTT, from the exons atggCTTATAATTTTAAATCGGAAAGTGAAGTTAAAGACTATATTAACAATTTAGGAATTGAATACAGATTTGGATGTTACAGCGAAAAGAAACCTGAAG TTTGTCACCTACTGGCTGATTTTCTCGAGTCAATAAAAAAAGACTATGAAAAAGCTGGAAAAGTTTACCGAACAAACTGCGATGATTATAAATATGGCAAAAGTTGCTTGAAGTATGGGACCTACAGTTTGTTGGGAAAAGGTTCAAAAATATCTAATTTTAAATTGGCTTATGATTATTTCGAGAAGGGATGCAATTTGGCCGAACCGGATTCGTGCTTAAATCAAGGATTACTTTTAATAACCAAAAATGAAAAATCTGAAATAAAGCAAGATATTTTAAAG GGTATGAAACTGCTGGAAAAGTCTTGTAACCACGAAAATGGCAATGCATGCTACTATTTATCAGGAATGTACATAGTTGGTGTAAAGAAAGATAATGTTGTAG GTACTCTCAATCAAAAGGATTACAACTCAGAAGACTACCAAGTACAAAAGAATATGAAGAAGGCATTTGAATTTGCTGTGAAAGGTTGTAATTTAGGGAATATGTATAGTTGTGCAAATTTAGGACAAATGTATGCAAAAGGAGAGG GAGttgagaaaaatgaaaaattagcCAGTGAGTACAAAACCAAAGCTGCAGAACTGCAAAAAGATGCCCAAAGCAACAAAACACTTACTTTCCAAGAAGGGTTGAATACAACATAA
- the Alg3 gene encoding lethal(2)neighbour of tid protein 2: MSPLKKYQNYRKYLEKDYIMKLIFDPHYLWPVCIVLLVFEFLLNFMIIDRVKYTEIDWIAYMQEVEGFLNGTLDYKELKGDTGPLVYPAGFVYIYTLFYYVTSKGTNILLAQYIFLFLYLIQTFLIQRIFRKTMKIPPYALVIATLTSYRIHSIFVLRLFNDPIAVLLFYISLNLFMDDQWMLGSIFYSIAVSVKMNILLYAPCLLLAYLVNLTYVETFINLFICGFIQLLLGLPFLYGNFVSYIKGSFDLGRVFEHKWTVNFRFLPREVFENRILHIGLLLLHILLLLLFLPHFRRYLTSYAKLKVVTKEYRLHLLKEKQETEEKEKKEMKKMSKGQKAFLKSFENQLKDSGRVKEENDSKFEDKLSKIAQLFVLPFFVSNLIGVACARSLHYQFYSWYFHSLLYLVFSTEYTVQYRFLILALIEYCWNVYPSTNFSSGLLHCCHVVLLFGVYRTMKK, from the exons ATGTCGCCtctcaaaaaatatcaaaattatagaaaatacCTGGAAAAGGATTATATTATGAAATTAATTTTTGATCCTCATTATTTATGGCCAGTATGTATTGTTTTGTTGGTATTTGAGTTCCTGTTAAACTTTATGATAATTGATAGAGTAAAATACACAGAAATCGATTGGATTGCTTATATGCAAGAGGTTGAAGGATTTCTTAATGGCACATTGGATTACAAGGAACTAAAAg gTGATACAGGACCTTTGGTGTATCCTGCAGGATTTGTGTACATTTACACACTTTTCTACTATGTAACATCAAAAGGAACTAACATATTGCTAgctcaatatatttttttatttttatatttaatacaaaCATTTCTAATTCAGCGAATATTTAGAAAAACAATGAAAATACCACCATATGCTTTAGTTATAGCCACTTTGACATCATATCGAATTCATTCTATATTTGTCTTGAGATTGTTCAATGATCCTATTGCTGTACTTTTGTTTTATATTAGTTTAAATCTCTTCATGGATGATCAATGGATGTTGGGTAGCATTTTTTACTCAATAGCAGTGTCTGTCAAGatgaatattttattatatgctCCATGCCTTCTGTTAGCTTATTTAGTAAATTTAACCTATGTAGAAACtttcattaatttatttatttgtggCTTCATTCAACTTCTATTAGGTCTTCCCTTTTTGTATGggaattttgtatcatatattaAAGGTAGCTTTGATTTGGGGCGCGTATTTGAGCATAAATGGACTGTGAACTTTCGTTTTCTACCCAGAGAAGTTTTTGAAAATCGAATTCTACATATAGGTCTTCTTCTTTTACACATATTACTTCTGTTGTTGTTTTTGCCACATTTTAGGAGATATTTAACAAGCTATGCTAAACTTAAGGTGGTGACTAAAGAATATAGACTgcatttattaaaagaaaaacaagagactgaagaaaaagaaaagaaggaGATGAAAAAAATGTCGAAAGGCCAAAAAGCTTTCCTCAAATCTTTTGAGAATCAATTAAAAGATAGTGGAAGGGTAAAAGAAGAGAATGATTCTAAGTTTGAAGATAAGCTTTCTAAAATAGCTCAATTGTTTGtacttccattttttgtttccaaTTTAATAGGAGTTGCGTGTGCTCGATCTTTACATTATCAGTTCTATAGCTGGTATTTTCATAGTTTGTTATATTTGGTCTTCTCTACTGAATATACTGTACAGTACAGATTTTTGATCTTGGCATTGATAGAATATTGCTGGAATGTTTACCCAAGTACAAATTTTTCAAGTGGCTTGTTACATTGTTGTCATGTTGTCTTGTTATTTGGAGTTTACAGGACAATGAAGAAATAA
- the Dph2 gene encoding 2-(3-amino-3-carboxypropyl)histidine synthase subunit 2, protein MSSFFSNEANSLEKVVDSNHSLIETKAEDIDEVYEVKRCAEWIQSNGFKKVCLQFPDYLLQDASEVVLKLEDIVNQTIYLLGDTVYESCCIDFIAAAHINADAIIHFGPVCFSKFAENIPFMYVYEKRLLDIAHLRNIVETNFDDYCVAFLVDFGYLHLFDKLVEAFKDYKYIELIRIDNLEDVQQGHTIFFYGKDERKMFNISCLITPLAAFYYDIEKSTVQAFADEFKSLTKRRYYLIEKIKDSNTIGIIVGAIGIQNCLKLIDRLKSLISRSRKKFYLLNIGKPAVEKLANFPEFDVYVVIACSMSEIYDRRDFYKPIATPFDVETALNVDLETNPEWIHKFSYDFNDYLDICGDISTTYKQTEDISLLTNKVRVLNPEVLENNNGDQTVAVKNDGTIALGISGAGYLAQRMWKGLEQNLGQTEVELAKEGRSGIASKYENEQI, encoded by the exons ATGAGTTCATTTTTTTCAAATGAAGCTAACAGCTTGGAAAAAGTTGTTGATTCGAATCATTCCCTAATTGAAACTAAAGCTGAAGATATAGATGAAGTTTACGAAGTAAAACGATGTGCGGAATGGATACAGTCTAATGGATTTAAAAAG gTTTGTTTACAATTTCCAGATTATTTATTACAAGATGCCAGTGAAGTAGTTTTAAAATTGGAGGACATTGTCAAtcaaacaatatatttattaggGGACACTGTTTATGAAAG ttgttgCATTGATTTTATTGCTGCTGCACATATAAATGCTGATGCCATTATCCATTTTGGTCctgtttgtttttcaaaatttgcaGAAAATATACCATTTATGTACGTTTATGAGAAACGCCTGCTTGATATTGCACATTTAAGGAATATTGTGGAGACAAATTTTGATGATTATTGTGTTGCATTTTTGGTAGATTTTGGATACCTTCACTTATTCG ataaaCTAGTAGAAGCATTTAAAGATTACAAATACATTGAGTTAATAAGAATTGACAATCTTGAAGATGTTCAACAGGGACATACAATCTTTTTCTATGGTAAAGATgaaagaaaaatgtttaatattagttgCCTAATAACCC cATTAGCTGCATTTTATTACGATATTGAAAAATCGACAGTACAAGCATTTGCTGATGAGTTTAAATCtttaacaaaaagaagatatTATCTTATAGAGAAAATAAAAGACAGCAATACCATTGGAATAATTGTAGGAGCTATAGGAATACAGAATTGCCTAAAATTAATTGATAGGTTAAAGTCTTTGATTAGTAGAAGCAGAAAGAAATTCTACCTGTTGAATATTGGTAAGCCAGCTGTTGAGAAATTGGCTAATTTTCCAGAG tttgATGTGTATGTAGTTATAGCATGCTCGATGAGTGAAATCTATGATAGGAGAGACTTTTATAAACCAATAGCTACTCCATTTGATGTTGAAACTGCTCTAAATGTAGACTTAGAAACTAACCCTGAATGGATTCACAAATTTTCATATGATTTTAACGATTATCTGGACATTTGTGGTGATATATCAACTACTTATAAGCAAACTGAAGatataagtttattaacaaataaaGTAAGGGTGCTGAATCCTGAAGTGTTAGAAAATAATAATGGTGATCAAACGGTAGCTGTAAAAAATGATGGGACAATAGCCCTTGGTATTTCAGGAGCTGGATATTTAGCACAAAGGATGTGGAAAGGTTTAGAACAAAACTTAGGCCAAACAGAAGTGGAATTGGCCAAAGAAGGGCGGTCTGGAATCGCATCAAAGTATGAGAATGAACAAATTTAG
- the Dlic gene encoding cytoplasmic dynein 1 light intermediate chain 2, with protein sequence MPPLVDRSPENVITDEDKKNLWSQILHDVQKNGNPKLSPHKQILVLGDNESGKTTMVAKLQGIENSSKGSGLEYGYIDVRDDYRDDHTRLSVWVLDGDPAHEDLLKFALNEESFQETLVILTVAMTTPWGILEQLQHWASVLADHLDKLKLDIDLRQSRKQLMIKMWLDYIEPGDELDPASPMKRSSRNLGDDDEGYDGTMLPEGTLTNNLALDIVVVVTKTDYIQNLEKEQDYRDEHLDFMQQWIRRFCLQYGAALFYTSAKEDKNCDLLYKYLTHRIYNFPFHTPALVVEKDAVFIPAGWDNMKKISILYENMHSCKPDDYYRDVIVQPVTRKTINRETEVIAEDEQAFLTRQQQISFGGGPPTVRLGESPVRPPLGGIQGSPRKLDGSKVVSSPGGEGVLANFFNSLLYKKTGSPGGGMAKTSGSESLPDKATMRTDAAAELDRLSRGAGKKSLGSASTPGSIGPSGSTEEEGNKKNAESGGNGNGEAGPAGVDFNATDC encoded by the exons atgccACCTTTAGTTGATAGAAGTCCGGAAAATGTTATAACTGACGAGGATAAGAAAAATCTTTGGTCACAAATTCTGCACGATGTGCAAAAGAACGGAAATCCCAAATTGTCGCCACATAAACAAATTCTGGTTTTGGGCGACAATGAGTCAGGCAAGACTACTATGGTAGCTAAACTTCAAG GTATTGAAAATTCGAGCAAAGGTTCTGGCTTGGAGTATGGTTATATCGATGTAAGGGATGATTATAGAGATGATCATACAAGGTTGAGTGTTTGGGTTTTAGATGGTGATCCAGCTCATGAAGACCTTCTTAAATTTGCTTTAAACGAAGAAAGTTTTCAG GAAACATTGGTTATTTTAACTGTAGCTATGACCACTCCTTGGGGAATACTGGAACAGCTACAACATTGGGCATCCGTTTTGGCTGATCACCTTGATAAGCTAAAATTAGATATAGATCTGAGACAATCTAGGAAACAACTGATGATCAAGATGTGGCTAGATTACATTGAACCTGGAGATGAATTGGACCCTGCTTCTCCTATGAAAAGAAGTTCCAGAAATTTGGGAGATGATGATGAGGGTTATGATGGAACTATGCTACCAGAAG GTACATTAACAAATAATTTAGCTCTGGATATTGTGGTGGTTGTCACAAAAACTGATTATATTCAAAATCTTGAAAAAGAGCAAGATTATAGAGATGAACATTTAGATTTTATGCAACAATGGATTAGAAGATTTTGCCTTCAGTATGGAGCAGCACTTTTTTACACAAGTGcaaaagaagataaaaattgtGATTTGTTGTACAAGTACTTAACTCACCGCATCTATAATTTCCCCTTTCATACTCCAGCTCTTGTGGTAGAAAAAGATGCAGTATTTATACCAGCTGGTTGGGATAACATGAAGAAAATCAGTATTCTGTATGAAAATATGCATTCTTGCAAGCCAGATGACTACTATAGAGATGTAATTGTACAACCAGTAACTAGGAAAACTATCAACAGAGAAACTGAGGTGATAGCAGAGGATGAACAAGCATTCTTAACAAGACAACAACAGATTTCATTTGGAGGAGGACCACCAACTGTAAGACTAGGAGAATCCCCAGTTAGACCACCTCTTggag GTATACAAGGTTCTCCTAGAAAGCTTGATGGTTCAAAGGTTGTTAGTTCACCAGGAGGAGAAGGTGTTCTGGCTAATTTCTTCAATTCACTTCTCTACAAAAAAACTGGCTCTCCTGGAGGTGGTATGGCCAAGACTTCTGGATCAGAGAGTTTGCCTGATAAAGCTACCATGAGGACTGATGCAGCTGCTGAATTAGATCGACTTTCTAGAGGGGCAGGAAAGAAGTCTCTAGGATCTGCGTCAACTCCTGGAAGTATTGG accTAGTGGCTCTACAGAGGAAGAAGGAAACAAGAAAAATGCAGAATCAGGAGGAAATGGTAATGGTGAGGCAGGTCCTGCAGGTGTAGATTTCAATGCTACAGATTGTTAG